From Rhineura floridana isolate rRhiFlo1 chromosome 12, rRhiFlo1.hap2, whole genome shotgun sequence:
gattccagaagAGACCAAAGCCTCAAAACCGCAACTTATCTTGGTGCCTTTGTTTTATGGGACCTGCCAATATACTGGCAAGTTTGCAAATGCTGTAGGACAAGGGTTGGTCTGAATGGCTCAGGGTTGCTCTGAGAAAATAAACACAGGGAGACAATAAAATAAGGATCACGACATTAAAGTTGCCTAGAAAAGGACAAGGGTTGGGGGAAGATGCATGGGTTAAAAGAAGCTCCCTTTCCAACATATAATGGAGTATGTCAGGTTTGGTTAAAGGCAGATCCATAGAAATCTGCAGTGTAAGGAAATTATAGcatcattttgtgttattttgttcattttgtacttcgcccagagtggctggatggccagccagatgggcgactaagaaatccaataaattaaattaaattaaatctttAGCAACTACCCTTTCAAGGCTAGGTTGGCCTAGCACCTAATGCCTGTAAATGCCTCTTTGTTCTGGCATTATAAAACTCATGTTCTATGTTTCCCCTGCATTTCCTTCCAGTTCAGGCCCCACCTggactatgcatttaaagcagtatcatacccctttaaacagccatggcttcccccagagctacaattctcagtgttCCCTGAAAAGAAGGgaagctatagctctgtgaggcaaTGGtgatctcctaataactctcagcacccttaacaaactactgctcccaggattctttgagaaagccatcactgtttataatggtatgataccactttaaacatacAGTGTGGATGGGGCCATAGTTTGAAAACCTAACGACAGGatttgtctttttatttatttcttgttgagCTTATGTTAGCTGTTAAGCACAATTGTCTTCCTGTCTGATCAGAAATCCAGGACCAAAAAAGTCTATATTTGGGACTAAAAACAACATGTTTCCACTTTACCTGTTAAAATCTGCATGTCTTTTTGCATTCATCTTCACTGTGGAAATTATTTGCATTGCCACCACAGCCAGTATAAGTGTATGTTTCACATTTCCTGCTCTCTTGGTTATAATAATAACGAGTAATTTGTTTTGAGCAATACCCAGGATCTTTAGGGATTTTACATACTATGGGCATTTCTGTAGGGAAAACAACAATGATTGACAAGGaaatttataataaaataaactgaaactcGGGCCCTTTTCAGACATTAATCTGTGTAGAACGggactgggaaacctgtggccctccagcagggatagaaggatctgtcagtttcatttctttcagtttctcctttccccaatcttaaattcagttctccacatttctgcagcaatttgtggatcctcatgaaaattcttcaacatttttgtacGATAAACATGCATGTAGTTTTGACTGGCATGCACAGTTTCTTTAAGTAacttcccctaatacaatgcatttgtgtatgttattttcactaatatattcattttttgcacactttcccctaagctgtgcatttttgtaaacattggttggaaaactgaaTTGCAGAATTCAGGCAAGTGGGAATtccaaggagggctgtgtttcagctctcatcttgttttggaaagtgccagtttgatagattcagctttaaatgcgaatggGATcatatttctcctccatcccaacgatctagatgttcttggagtacaactcccatcatccctgacagttgCCCGTGAAGGCAGGGGTTGGTGGGAGtcagagtcccaacaacatcaggagggccataggttcccagtCCCTTGTATAGAATAAACACATGTAGACAGGACCCAGACTAACAAAACTTTGACCCACCCCAGACTATTCTGCTTTGGCTAGCCAATGAAAATGTTACACAACCATTCTAGTGCCACCTTGTGGCTGAGATAACAGCTTAACCTTCTGCCTCTGTTGGTGGTTGCCCATGactcagatgcatggcttgtaACTACTAGAACCCACACATTCAGTGTTGTGGGTCAAAGCCTGCAGTTCTCCCTCTCaactgaggctgtgtacacactataccTTAAAAGCACCCCCAAAaggattgtgggaactgtagtttattaagggtgctaggaattgtagctctgtgaggggtaaacaacagttcccaggattcttttcagggtgtgtgtgtgctgtaaatgtatagaGTTATGCAGTCTGAGATTCGATAGGTACCTTCCTTACTGCATTTTAGGCACACGACAAATACTCTTTTATTCCAGCTGGCGTTTCACTGCAGTGTTCAGGtttctgtttggttttatgattaatttttattgttttattctctgtatatttttatgcacaccatttagaaatgctaatgactgCACATTATATAAATGCCTaacataaaataagataaaataaaataaatatactatGAAGAAGAAATACTATTTTCCCCTATACAACTGTTTGATGTTCTTGTATGTTTTTCCAACTGTTTGATGGTGCTCTTATATTATTTAGTATTATATCtttttatttactattttatATTGCCTTTCAGTCATATTCCCAAGAGAGCTGGTGTAGTGTAATGGTTTGGGTATTGgcatatgacctgggagaccaggtgtcaaatccccactcagccatgaagctcactgggtgaccctgggccagtcagtgcctctcagcctaacctacctcacagggttgttgtgaggagaaaatgggggggggaaccaagtacaccaccctgagctccttggaggaaagccaggatatacatgtaataaataaagtaatttacaaaaaaaattaaaaggtgaACCCATCGTTATTATTAGCTGTTCGACACGATTTCCTTTCTGCCTGATCAAAAACACAAACTACTGAACTTGTACTTTAAGACTAATAAAAAGCGTGTCAGAGGTTTGACCTATGTGGGTGAAAAACCTTTCTGCTGGAACTTGAGAGGTTTTTCACCTGAGTAACGAGGTCAAATTTCCACCTTACCTCCTGCATGGGTACACCTCTTGTTGCATTCTTCGACAGTGTAAAATCTGTTTCCATTGCCCATGCAGCCACCATAAACAAATTTTTCACATTCATTGTGAACCATATTATAGTAATAGCGGGTGTGGATTGCGTGGCACATCCCCTTTTTGGGGGGCAGCTTGCATATTAAAGGCATGTGTTCTGGAGTGAAACAGAAAAGCAACATGGATGATAAAGCAtgatctcttttttaaaacacaaaccaTTCTCAGGTGTTCTGCAAtctagaccaggggtagccaagaCTGTGCCCTCCCAACATAGTTCAACgtgaactcccatcagcatagCCAGCGGTCAGGAATGGTGGAAGTTGCAGCTCAACAACTGctggagggcagcacattggctaccctggtcTAGAATGAGCATGCTTTGGGGGAGGGATAGGATCCTCCTCTGACCTACTTGGATTTGTTTGAACATAGGAGGCACCTGCGTATCAGTTAAGTTAGGGCAGAATCCTCTGTACAAACATTCATTTCTACATATTCTCCAACGCATCAAGGTTCACGTAAGAAACTGTGATAGAAACTGAAGGCCcgtccatacaactgtataatcaaTTACAGAAAACGTGGATTTTGTGGTTtggtatggatgggcccagagAATGCCAAAGCTAGCaacttagggtagagacacacttactattCTGGTGGTCCAGTGCATCTccgcctctcttttctgaaaaactagtcagtctttcccagctatgcccgccagggtacctggttcagtatcagggtagacctgagggttggggaggggggggttgctgtggtctataggaccTCCATTTCCCTCTGCAAGCAACCTGTCCAtgtaactactggtctggagtgtttgcaccttgtgttggatcagtgggacagactggggattctgttggtgtaccgcccaccccactgcccaacagactccctagctgagctgacggaggtggtctcgggtgtactgttgagatcccccagactgttggttctgggggatgtcaacatccatgccgaggccaccttatccagggcggctcaggatttcatggtctccgtgacaaccatgggactgtcccaatatgccattggcccaacacatgtagcagggcatactctagacttggtttttgcaactggacatggagttggtgatctgaatgtggggggccttacatcagtccttctgtcatggacagatcactgcttgctgaagtttagatttacagtggcttttcccctctgcaagggtgggggacctattaagttggtccgcgcccccagagactaatggatccagatggtttccaaagggctctggggagttttccggctgatagggctggcgctcccatcgaaaccctggttgaactgtggaatacagaaatgacccaggtggttgacatgattgctcctgagcgccctctcctgtgtagagctcatacggctccatggtataccccagagctgagagcgatgaaacaatattggagacagcttgagtgcagatggagatgaactcctagtggatgcaattatacactggtaagtgcctatggtaagctgtatttaggggcagtaagggcagcaaaaaaacaatattttgctgccactatcaaatcatcactctaccacccagcggagctcttcagaattgtccgggggctattacactctggtcccagggacatggtagaaccatctgaggccgctgtaatgaatttgctacgcacttccaggataaaatctttagcatccgccaggacttagactccagtgttatagcaggtgaatcaagtgaggtatccagagcacacagccttgtcccgatttcttggatgagtttcagttggtgcagcttgaggacgttgacaaggtgcttggacaggtttgtgcaaccgcttctgtgctggatccttgcccttcttggctaataaaagctagcagggatggaacagccggctgggccagggaagtgattaatgcctctctatgagaggggatggtccctggctgcctgaaagaggcagtagtgagaccactcctgaagagaccctccctggacccagaaaatcttaataattataggctggtggcaaatgttccattcctgggcaaagtccttgaacaagtggtggcaggccagctccagacactcttggatgagaccaattatctggatccatttcagtcaggtttcaggcctggttttggcatggaaacagccttcgtcaccctgtatgatgacctctgtcaggagagagacagggagtgtgactctgttgattctccttgatctctcagcagctttcgataccatcaaccatagtatccttctgggacgactggctgagttgggagtgggaggtactgcatggcagtggttccactcctacttggcgggtcagctccagaaggtggtgcttggggaacattgctcggcaccctggactctccagtatggggttctgcaggggtcagttctgtcccccatgctgttcaacagattcaaagtgctggttttaacctataaagcctttcacggcttgggaccacaataccttatggaacacctctcctgacacaaacacactcatacactatgctcaacatccaggggccacatgccagtgctggaCATGGCCAAACGTGGATGGAGAAATGGGTGTAAATATTCCCTTCAAATAGTGGGTTTCTACACACCCTCACATATTTCTAGCCTCCCTCCAAGCAAGCAGGAGGCATGATCAGACTttaaggacacattgcagccaggcaaaaaccaggggtgtagtcgtccagggtctcagaggatctcacaacccttacttttttgggagcagggtcccagcagggtccctatgcttccagcatcctacaagcgaAACAGCATGACAGGAGTGTGTtcatcactgagaagagtcttcgaacctgcttccttctcctctcctgctgattggagccgatcagagtgaaaggaggtgagtccgccactgagaaaactcttttcagcagctaattcccccctttcatgcagattgtctcctaaggatgtctgctgttgtgggagaaggcattaacaactcAGTagccaaaaagggtgtgtgtggctgtgactaccatgaagggaccctgcccttctgaatttgccactacactactggtaaaaacactcaaggaaagtgggaagcagggctggtgagggtggTGACCTGTGGAGAGGCTATGGCTAAGGAAGATTCACAGGGGTCAGACAGAGAgggttggagggccacatttggcccccaagttccccagccctggactGGATCTAACCTAATATCTTTTTGACAAAACTCTTTGTTGcatgccacacacacaaacacacctgtgtTTAGTTGTTAACTATGATTTGGTTCCTCTGCATGGTCCAATGTTAGCCATAGAGTATTATTGCCTTGATGTCTAATCCGAAATCCCATACCGCTCAGGCCTTGATGCATTGAGGCTAAAAGAAATCAGTACATTGAGgcttaaaaaacccaaaaaacttaCCAGTTGAAAGTGTGCACATCTGTTTGCAATCACTGATCGTGCGGAATCTATTTCCATTGCCATAGCAGCCACCATAAACAAACTTTTCACACTCTTTGGTCTCGAGGTTAAAGTAATAGCGAGTATAATATCCGTTGCACTTCCCCTTATCATAGGGCAGTTTGCATATTGTCCGCAAAGCTTCTGGGGGGTGGGTAAGAGTGACAGAGAAAACAACATGTATATTTAATATACATTTTCTGAAACACAAGCTCTTTTCAGGTACCCATCTGTCTAGAATGAACATTCGTTTGGGGAGGTGGGAGAAGACTCTTCCCCTGACCTATTCACAGACATTGGAACAGGGTCTGGGGGCCACACTCccttgtagggatggggaagaaatttgatttgcaTTTAAGGTTaagtctatcaaatccacactttccaaaacaatatgagaaccaacacacagccatcctttgtgctcatccaaattttgtgacacagttctccaaccaaggaatgttttttaaaaaggcatatatttggggaaagtgtgcataaaaatgcatatattactgaaaataacatacaaaaatgcattacactaaaagaaattgcttgcaaaagcgtGTGCATttggtcaaaactacatacaaaaaaatTGTTAGGAAAAATtcttactaaaatgctgaagaattttcatgaggatttttttaaaaaattacaaattgctgcagaaatgtggagaactgcatttcagagtggaaaaaggagaaactgagagagtaacgaaactgatagatccttccatccctactaccttgtgggcaacctttgggGAAAGGGGCATGCCAATGATGGGAGGGCAACAGATGTGAGTCTTACCTTTGTAATAGAAGCTACAGGctggccatgcaaaagccagaggttcgAACATGTACATCTCTCCATAGAGGCAAACTAGTGTAGGCTACTGAGATGTATGTGTCTGGTATTTTCCACAAAGACAGAACTGAAATAACCAGTAATGGGTTAAAACTGTGCAGGCAGTCCAAGGACACAGACTGCAGCTGTACAGAGCTGGAAAGGCATAAAGCCTTGAAACTGAAACCACTTGGTGTGGGGGTGTTTAGTATGCTAGGAGAGCTAGGAAGAATTCATGTCTGTAAAAttcctgtcagtaaagactcttaaaacttataaCTGTCTGAGTGTGCGTTGCTATCTTTCTGCTGGGTTCTGGGTGCCTGGCACAAACGTGCAAACGCCGGCAGTCAATACACCGCTGCAACAACTAGAGGCcttattacagttcaaggattCAGCTGGAGCTGGGCCAGTGAGAGATGTGCAGCCTGGGGAGGACTGTTGGCCTGTGTGAAGAGTCCCGAAGCCACATTTGGCACCTGGGTCTGAGGTGCCCCAGCCCTGCACTAGAATGCAGGAAGTGCCTATGCatccagatttggggagggcgttTTCCTGAGTGGGGCCTTTCCTCTTCGCCATTGTCACTGCGGCTTATTTGTTTGCCCAGTCCCTCTGGGCCCAGTGGGTTGtagtcaattaagtcctactcagagtggacccaatgaaatgaatgaaccgaagttagtcatgtccattaacttcaacgggtctactctgaggaggactagcactggataccacCCACTGTCTTTAACAGGGTAGTCAAcatggcatcctccagatgttgtggactacatctgccatcaaccctgaccaatggctaagttggctggggcttagggttgccaggttcagggcctgagactgatcctgtatctttaggagaagagcaagtcaaccaagtgcaggtgttcttgcaacactgtaatgggaaaaaccacaattctcccttccccctgcacaacttttaaagatacagaagacctcttggaggccaggcctggaaaTCAACCTGCTATCTGTCACTGTTAGTGTTCCACATAATTTTTTCCCCGTGCACAAATTCTTGTTGCCATTAAATTGTTGCCGTGAACAAATTCTTGTTGCCATTAAATAAGCACAAACTTCTGTGTGATTTGTTTTGAAAGAAGTCTTGAGCTGTCTCCATTAGTGGCCATTATGCTGTCTCTCTTCCTTATTACTAGAGTCGTTTTCTTGGTATTTAATTATTGTTGAATGCTCCCCACTATCATAAATGGTGAGAAGTATCCAAGTACTGCCAGGTTTGTTCTCCTTTGGGTGAGACACCATTGGGCCTGgcaaacaagaggtcttctgtatctttaaaagttgtgcaggggggagggagaattcaaccttgtggtttttcccattacagagttgcaagaacacctgcacgtggctgaattctctcttctcttaaagatacaggatcagtctcaggccctgagcctggcaaccctactggggctgataggagttctagtccaagatgtctggagggcaccgtgttAGCTATTCCTGGTCTATAAGAAGGAGAAGGTGATGCTCCATTTCCTTGCTTGGGTCACTTTTTTGCATGCTTGAAGAGGGCAGATGAACAGGCAGCAACGACAAGGTTAAGCAAGGCCAGAAGCCTCTGGGGACCAGCAATGGGCCCTCTGCTGAGGTATAGACCTTGGTAGGCACCTGGCAATGCCAAGCAGTGGTGCAGcttggtaattttagactctggacttcatGTTCTTATGCCCTCGCCACCACTTTAGATGGTAATATGCCTTACATCACGGAAAGTCCTGCCCTAATGACACCACTGATGCCAACTCCTGATACCCGttacacctccaccaccaccctgtgacGCATGCTCATTCTATAATATCTCAAGGTTCCCATGGAAAACTGTGTGACAATCAAACACAGAAACAAATAACAGAAAGGTAAACAGGAAAGTTAAACCTCTGGATAGAAACACAGGATGCTGCCTAGTACTGAGTTGTCTAGCTCAGCATCATTTACACTCaccactggcagcagctgtccaggatttcagataaggtttcttccccagccctacttggagatgccagggattgaacctgggaccttctgcacgcaaaggtggtgctctaccactgaaccatggCCCTTCTCCAGGTTAGTCCCCTTTCTCCATTTTGCATGTATACACATATTTGTTGGCACTTAGCATGGCCTAAATGGTCAAAGAAAGCCACCGAATCCAACCAATTCACTTTCTGTTCACAAAAGCAGCCTGCTCGGTCACCTGAAGGAAATCCTGAATTGTCACAGCACCTGACCAGCTGCTTAGAAGTCTGGCGGCAGGCTTCCACCTTGGGTTAGTCGGAGAACTGGCTCTTACCTGCAACGTTCCAGCCAGGAGCACTCCGCCACTCCAACAAGGGTGCAAGCAGTCCCAGGGGAAAGAGGAAAACCACATACCTGCCCTGCATTGTGCTGTTTGATGCAAATGTCCAGTTAAGAATTAAAATGACTTTATTTATATGGTGTTCCATGATGGAATGGAGGGGGTGTTGAACTCTAAATATGGCAGCCAATGAAAAATGCCAAGGACCAGACTCAGCCTGGAGGAGCTGCTGTGTCTTATTTCAAGTAGGCACCATGTTCTTGCATAAGGAACATTCCATGTAATTCAGGGACATCTGGAAGCCCATCTTGGCACAGTCGGAAAAAGATCAGGACCTAAGACTGGACCTCTTCAGGAGTCTCCAAGGAAATGGGGTTGGTTTACAAACTTTCACAAACTTGTGGTCTGGTGCACACAAATGTAATTTGAACTAATCTGGATAGCTCTAGAGTGTTCCTCCTTAATGGTTAACTGTTCTGGTTTCCTGAATATCCATATCCATTTCCGTTTTAAAAAACTGTATAAAGTAGCTTTGCTCATGACCGGGTGGTCACATTAAGCAGCCACCATGCAGTGCAGACACATTGCCATCCTCATCCTGGGACTTCTCGCATCCTGGTTTGAGCCACTGGCTGCCTCTGACAGTATATCAGGTAAGAGCTGCAGTTCAGTTATCCTCTGGCCATTATGGGCCTCCTGTATGCTGCTCCCTCGCCTTTCTCCAAATGAGGGGGCAAATACTGTATGAATAGGTGGGGAGGCAAAGGGACTGAGCTGTGTTCATGGCAACATAGTAGCATAGGATGCTGCTGGGACCAAGGCTCAGGGAATCTGGGAGGGGTATGCTGAACCCAGGCAAGCGCTTCAGActtttagagagagagaaacaattaCTTCACTATTAAACAAACCCCTCACAAATATTGGGGCCTCATAAAAGGAACAGTCCTGGATAAAGTCCTGCTGCTTAGACTCTCTCCTTCTGCAGGGCCCTGCCTGTTGCCTGGGTAAATGGGATGAATAGGTCTCTTCCTTAATACATGCACTGCAGGCTTCCAGATCCCCTGCTCCTCATAGCCATTCTGTCCCACAGAGACTCTCTCTATCTCCCTTCCTAGATTTTTCTTCTCCAATCCCGTCCTCACAGAGCAGCTCCAACTTTCACTCCCAATTGCTCTTTTTCAACAGTCAACCCCCTTTCCCCCCAGCATTCTACTCATCGTGGCAACTGTTGCTA
This genomic window contains:
- the LOC133368671 gene encoding BPTI/Kunitz domain-containing protein-like isoform X2, encoding MYMFEPLAFAWPACSFYYKEALRTICKLPYDKGKCNGYYTRYYFNLETKECEKFVYGGCYGNGNRFRTISDCKQMCTLSTEHMPLICKLPPKKGMCHAIHTRYYYNMVHNECEKFVYGGCMGNGNRFYTVEECNKRCTHAGEQP
- the LOC133368671 gene encoding BPTI/Kunitz domain-containing protein-like isoform X1, which codes for MYMFEPLAFAWPACSFYYKEALRTICKLPYDKGKCNGYYTRYYFNLETKECEKFVYGGCYGNGNRFRTISDCKQMCTLSTEHMPLICKLPPKKGMCHAIHTRYYYNMVHNECEKFVYGGCMGNGNRFYTVEECNKRCTHAGEMPIVCKIPKDPGYCSKQITRYYYNQESRKCETYTYTGCGGNANNFHSEDECKKTCRF